A window from Rhodothermales bacterium encodes these proteins:
- a CDS encoding NADP-dependent isocitrate dehydrogenase: MHATALNGIETHATAQRTTENPTPIPVTIAYGDGIGPEIMEATLRILEAAGAPLRYDVIEIGQKLYQQGHTSGIAPEAWDIIRRNQVFLKAPITTPSGGGYKSLNVTIRKALNLFANVRPTKSYAPYVASSHPGMNLVIIRENEEDLYAGIEHRQTNEVTQVLKLITRPGSERIVRYAFEYARAYGRRKVTCMTKDNIMKLTDGLFHRVFEEVAAAYPDIESEHQIIDIGAARVAAQPEQFDVIVTLNLYGDILSDIAAQVAGSVGLAGSANVGEHGAMFEAVHGSAPDLAGRGVANPSGLLLGAVQMLVHVGEARRAETIKNAWLATLEAGLHTVDIFRTGLSKREVSTEAFADAVIERLGERPRSLTPVKYRSGGISLASATARPAKKALVGVDVFIDWSEDGRNPDVLGRKLESAAPDGWRLKMVTNRGVKVYPDGLPETFWTDHWRCRFLPAAEGAIDFDAVLTLLAGIHQAGLDVIKTEHLYTFDGERGYSLGQGE; the protein is encoded by the coding sequence ATGCATGCTACCGCACTGAACGGTATCGAGACCCACGCCACGGCCCAGCGCACGACAGAAAACCCCACACCCATCCCGGTAACCATCGCCTACGGAGACGGGATCGGCCCGGAGATCATGGAAGCCACGCTGCGTATCCTGGAGGCGGCAGGCGCCCCACTCCGCTACGATGTCATTGAAATCGGACAGAAACTCTACCAGCAAGGACACACATCCGGGATCGCGCCGGAAGCCTGGGACATCATTCGAAGAAACCAGGTTTTCCTGAAGGCCCCCATCACGACCCCTTCCGGAGGGGGCTACAAAAGCCTGAATGTTACGATCCGGAAGGCGTTGAATCTCTTCGCCAACGTCCGGCCAACCAAGTCGTACGCCCCCTACGTCGCTTCGTCACATCCGGGTATGAACCTCGTGATTATTCGCGAGAATGAGGAGGATCTCTATGCGGGGATCGAACACCGGCAGACGAACGAGGTGACGCAGGTTCTGAAGCTGATCACGCGCCCCGGATCGGAGCGCATCGTACGTTATGCCTTCGAATATGCCCGCGCCTACGGCCGGCGCAAGGTGACCTGCATGACGAAGGATAATATCATGAAACTGACCGACGGCCTGTTTCATCGCGTATTTGAGGAAGTCGCGGCTGCCTATCCGGACATCGAGTCTGAACATCAGATCATCGACATCGGGGCGGCGCGTGTCGCGGCGCAACCCGAGCAGTTTGACGTCATCGTGACGCTCAACCTGTATGGCGACATCCTCTCCGATATCGCCGCACAGGTCGCGGGCTCGGTAGGATTGGCGGGTTCCGCCAACGTGGGCGAGCATGGGGCCATGTTTGAGGCGGTCCATGGCTCGGCGCCCGACCTGGCCGGTCGGGGCGTGGCCAACCCGTCCGGGCTCCTGCTGGGGGCTGTCCAGATGCTCGTGCACGTCGGCGAGGCCCGGCGAGCCGAGACCATCAAAAACGCCTGGCTGGCGACGCTGGAGGCCGGCCTTCATACGGTCGATATCTTCCGAACCGGCCTGAGCAAACGCGAGGTGAGTACCGAAGCCTTCGCCGATGCGGTTATCGAACGGCTGGGTGAACGCCCACGGTCCCTGACCCCGGTGAAATATCGGTCCGGGGGCATCTCGCTCGCCTCGGCAACCGCTCGCCCGGCGAAGAAGGCGCTGGTCGGCGTCGACGTGTTCATCGACTGGTCGGAGGACGGGCGAAATCCTGACGTACTCGGGCGCAAGCTGGAATCGGCCGCCCCGGACGGCTGGCGGCTCAAGATGGTGACCAATCGGGGTGTCAAGGTGTATCCAGACGGCCTGCCCGAAACGTTCTGGACCGATCACTGGCGCTGCCGCTTCCTGCCGGCCGCGGAGGGCGCGATCGACTTTGATGCCGTGCTCACCCTGCTCGCCGGAATCCATCAGGCCGGCCTCGACGTGATCAAGACGGAGCACCTGTACACGTTCGACGGCGAACGCGGCTACTCGCTCGGGCAGGGAGAATAA
- a CDS encoding kelch repeat-containing protein — protein MLEPAKRHLIPFLAGLLLWASNSPAGAQPTGSWEAVETQNTPEPRFESAFVEVGGLMYMIGGLGNPPAYTSIYDPKTNTWTQGANVPLIVHHFQAVPHRGKIYVAGAWTDIDRKQVGISHVLVYDPATDAWTQGPEIPAHRRRGGAGAVVVDDHLYLVAGNVGGHGPPAEAKTWLDRLDLATGEWTELPDAPHRRDHFQAAVVDGKIYAAAGRTSDVVGFIDSTVAVVDVYDIARGSWSSLYDAPIPTERAGTPTAAVGKYLIVAGGEGFGKAWSETEALDTETGTWHALDHLNIQRHGTQMFYYDGALWIAGGSSGQGGTGTGRRLVDLEVFRFNE, from the coding sequence ATGCTTGAACCAGCGAAACGACACCTGATCCCGTTTTTGGCGGGACTTCTGCTCTGGGCATCCAACTCTCCCGCCGGCGCCCAGCCAACCGGCTCGTGGGAAGCCGTCGAGACGCAGAACACCCCGGAGCCGCGTTTCGAGAGCGCCTTCGTCGAGGTCGGCGGCCTGATGTACATGATCGGCGGACTCGGCAACCCGCCGGCCTACACGAGCATCTACGACCCCAAAACGAACACCTGGACGCAGGGCGCGAACGTCCCGCTGATCGTCCATCACTTCCAGGCCGTGCCCCATCGTGGTAAGATCTACGTCGCCGGCGCGTGGACGGACATCGACCGGAAGCAGGTCGGCATCTCGCACGTCCTGGTCTACGACCCCGCGACGGATGCGTGGACGCAAGGCCCTGAAATCCCCGCGCACCGCCGTCGCGGCGGCGCCGGCGCCGTGGTGGTAGACGACCACCTGTACCTCGTCGCCGGCAACGTGGGCGGGCACGGCCCGCCGGCCGAGGCGAAAACGTGGCTCGACCGGCTGGATCTGGCGACGGGCGAATGGACCGAACTGCCGGACGCGCCGCACCGCCGCGATCATTTCCAGGCCGCCGTCGTGGACGGCAAGATCTACGCCGCCGCCGGCCGCACGTCGGACGTGGTGGGCTTCATCGACAGCACCGTCGCCGTGGTGGACGTGTACGACATCGCGAGGGGAAGCTGGTCGAGCCTGTACGATGCGCCCATACCAACCGAACGCGCCGGCACGCCCACGGCCGCCGTCGGCAAATACCTCATCGTCGCCGGCGGGGAGGGATTCGGCAAGGCGTGGTCCGAAACCGAGGCCCTCGATACGGAGACCGGGACGTGGCACGCGTTAGATCATCTGAACATCCAGCGCCACGGCACGCAGATGTTTTATTACGACGGTGCGCTCTGGATCGCAGGCGGGTCGTCGGGGCAGGGCGGCACCGGGACGGGCCGGCGGCTCGTCGACCTGGAGGTGTTCCGGTTCAACGAGTGA
- a CDS encoding T9SS type A sorting domain-containing protein yields MCTASGVEPAGVRRAVWKHAVPAGVYIVRLVTGGAARVQTIVKVE; encoded by the coding sequence TTGTGTACGGCCTCTGGGGTAGAGCCGGCCGGCGTGCGCCGGGCGGTGTGGAAGCATGCCGTGCCGGCGGGAGTCTACATAGTGCGGCTGGTGACCGGCGGTGCAGCGCGCGTCCAGACGATCGTGAAGGTGGAGTAG
- a CDS encoding TonB-dependent receptor, with protein MRRIRTVVIADMRLLWFVFAFLLCAGSVQAQTVRGVVTDDMTDLPLPGVNIIVKGTNIGTASGGDGEFQIAAPSLNDTLLFSFVGYQTLSVPLNGRQTIEARLIPMAIETDELVVVAYGVQRKSDITGSIASATAEDFNQGVVVNPGQLLQGVVAGVNVTNASGEPGASQDIIIRGIGSLRSGTTPLYVLDGFVLDNSSIGVANNPLNFINPADIKSIEVLKDASATALYGARAANGVVVITTKEGQSGDTRINLSSSVGWSSMTNTIDVFSASEFRSRVQNVGGQLNDFGANTDWQDELTQTALSSDINFSMSGAASDRFNYYASLGLQNQEGILKESNLDRYSARLNMSQSALNGRLHVDYHINAIHSGNLRPDNTAMVVDMLQLNPTIPVYSDGVPTLLDEILNPVVRYDLYLDESLNNRIVANVAPTLEIVDGLRYRLNFGRDYSATDRAVQVSPYSLLEGFETGTLTEFNYKNTNTLVENTLTYALDSKAHSLNLLAGHSYQEYLIEVSSLAMEGFSDNGIEPRYQDQTSTQITPTNRSALAEKNKLQSIFGRINYSYDGKYLLTATMRADGSSKFGENNKYGYFPSFALGWNISEEDFLQNSPFDNLKLRASWGQTGNQEIPSKITQLSYTESRGGNNTYPLNPDATSLDDYPYGIIFTRLANPDIQWEVSTQTNVGVDFDLFNNRLLGTLDYYDKVSDNILLEVVPSDPIQPTSTYWTNVPDMAIRNTGLELSLEYRSAATSAFQYSIGGNVSTIKNRVENSPYAVLTTGAAQGAGQTGATINGYINGEPIGAFYMLEFSGIGADGLNQFVDTNNDGAILENDRVVVGSALPNVLYGIQISLLYKNVGLRANFNGASGHSIYNHTAMSIFNKGNLASSFNTTEFATAYPEEAITNSNTVSTRYLEDGAYLRLNNVTLSYSLNPTLLGIDGTLRGLQLTLTAQNPFIITGYSGYDPEVNTGTTRGGVQTFGIDRFTYPTARTIQLGVNMTF; from the coding sequence ATGAGACGAATCAGAACAGTAGTCATTGCCGATATGCGTTTATTGTGGTTTGTTTTCGCCTTTTTATTGTGTGCAGGATCGGTCCAGGCACAAACCGTGAGAGGTGTTGTGACCGATGACATGACAGATCTACCCCTCCCGGGCGTGAACATTATCGTTAAAGGAACGAACATCGGTACAGCTTCTGGCGGGGATGGCGAGTTTCAAATTGCCGCACCTTCACTGAATGATACCCTGTTGTTTTCATTTGTGGGATATCAAACCCTGAGTGTCCCACTAAATGGACGTCAGACGATCGAAGCACGGCTGATTCCTATGGCGATAGAAACCGACGAGTTGGTTGTCGTTGCGTATGGCGTCCAGCGGAAATCGGACATCACTGGTTCTATAGCTTCCGCTACCGCGGAAGACTTCAATCAGGGGGTGGTGGTTAACCCCGGGCAGTTGCTTCAGGGCGTGGTGGCGGGTGTAAACGTGACGAATGCCAGCGGTGAGCCGGGCGCTTCGCAAGACATCATTATTCGAGGTATAGGCAGTTTACGCTCTGGCACTACGCCACTCTATGTACTGGACGGTTTTGTGCTGGACAACTCGTCGATCGGGGTCGCGAATAATCCGCTGAACTTCATCAACCCGGCTGATATCAAAAGCATCGAGGTGCTAAAAGACGCCTCCGCGACGGCTCTTTATGGAGCAAGAGCCGCCAATGGTGTGGTTGTCATCACGACGAAAGAAGGGCAGTCAGGCGATACCAGGATAAACTTGTCCAGCTCTGTGGGCTGGTCGTCCATGACCAATACGATTGATGTATTCAGTGCCTCCGAATTTCGTAGTCGGGTTCAAAATGTTGGTGGGCAGCTTAATGATTTTGGGGCCAATACCGATTGGCAGGATGAACTCACCCAGACGGCATTATCGAGCGACATCAACTTCTCTATGAGTGGTGCTGCAAGCGATCGATTCAATTATTACGCGTCACTCGGTTTGCAGAACCAGGAAGGCATTCTCAAAGAAAGTAACCTTGATCGGTATTCTGCCCGACTCAACATGAGCCAGTCTGCCCTGAACGGGCGGCTTCATGTGGATTATCACATCAATGCCATTCACTCCGGCAATCTCCGGCCAGACAATACGGCTATGGTCGTCGATATGCTGCAGCTGAACCCAACCATCCCGGTATATAGCGACGGGGTTCCTACCCTGCTGGATGAAATATTGAACCCCGTCGTGCGATACGACCTGTACCTTGACGAAAGCCTGAATAATCGCATCGTGGCGAATGTCGCGCCTACGCTGGAAATCGTTGATGGTCTTAGGTATAGGCTCAATTTTGGACGGGACTACTCGGCAACCGATCGAGCCGTTCAGGTATCACCGTATTCCCTGCTCGAGGGATTCGAGACGGGCACTCTTACAGAATTTAACTATAAGAACACGAATACCCTGGTAGAAAATACGCTTACGTATGCGCTCGATTCCAAAGCCCACTCATTAAACCTTCTCGCGGGGCACTCCTATCAGGAATACTTGATTGAAGTCAGCTCGCTGGCCATGGAGGGGTTTAGCGACAATGGCATTGAACCCAGGTATCAGGACCAGACGAGTACCCAGATTACACCGACCAACAGGAGTGCGCTGGCGGAGAAGAATAAATTACAGTCCATCTTTGGGAGGATCAATTATAGTTACGACGGCAAGTACCTGCTTACTGCGACGATGCGTGCAGACGGCTCCTCCAAGTTTGGGGAAAACAACAAATACGGTTATTTCCCGTCGTTTGCCCTGGGGTGGAACATCAGCGAGGAGGATTTTCTCCAGAACTCTCCTTTCGACAATCTGAAATTACGGGCCAGTTGGGGGCAGACGGGTAACCAGGAAATCCCAAGTAAAATTACCCAGTTGAGCTATACGGAGAGTCGTGGCGGTAACAATACGTACCCCCTGAATCCCGATGCCACCAGCCTGGATGACTACCCGTACGGGATTATCTTTACACGCCTGGCCAACCCGGACATTCAGTGGGAAGTCTCTACGCAAACCAACGTAGGCGTCGATTTCGATCTCTTCAACAATCGCCTGCTGGGCACGCTGGATTACTACGATAAGGTATCCGACAACATCTTGCTGGAAGTCGTGCCCAGTGATCCCATCCAGCCGACGTCGACCTACTGGACGAACGTTCCCGACATGGCCATTCGAAATACTGGTCTTGAACTGTCGCTCGAGTATAGAAGCGCCGCTACGAGTGCGTTCCAGTATTCCATCGGAGGGAATGTCTCGACGATCAAGAACAGGGTCGAGAATTCGCCCTACGCCGTGTTGACCACGGGCGCCGCTCAGGGTGCCGGTCAAACCGGCGCCACGATCAATGGATACATCAACGGGGAGCCCATCGGTGCGTTCTACATGCTTGAGTTTTCAGGGATAGGCGCAGACGGGCTGAACCAGTTCGTGGATACCAACAATGATGGGGCGATATTGGAAAATGATCGCGTTGTTGTCGGCAGCGCCCTTCCGAATGTGTTGTATGGGATCCAGATCAGCCTGCTCTATAAAAATGTAGGCCTTCGGGCTAACTTCAATGGGGCATCGGGCCATTCCATCTACAACCATACGGCGATGTCCATTTTCAACAAGGGCAACCTCGCCTCAAGCTTTAATACCACGGAGTTTGCCACGGCGTATCCCGAAGAAGCCATCACGAATTCAAACACCGTGTCTACACGATACCTCGAAGACGGCGCCTATCTCAGGCTCAATAACGTAACGCTCTCGTACAGCTTAAACCCCACACTTCTTGGTATCGATGGCACGTTAAGGGGACTTCAGTTGACGTTAACAGCCCAGAACCCATTTATCATTACCGGTTACTCGGGGTATGATCCTGAGGTTAATACCGGTACGACGCGGGGCGGTGTTCAGACCTTTGGTATCGACCGATTCACCTACCCGACAGCGAGGACCATCCAGCTGGGTGTGAACATGACATTTTAG
- a CDS encoding RagB/SusD family nutrient uptake outer membrane protein has protein sequence MTLRHTILTGILIVALAGCDSLSEEVLDESLTGAGQAETISGSIAPAYGQLASTWLHTNYFGLQEIASDEAILPYRGGTDWFDGGKFIAVHQHLMTPGNDLVTSSWNAITQNLSRTVAAIEVLRNLSESGDAEATGALYEMIALRAYLNMLMLDSWGLAFEKERTDETSRLLRTQEAIDYIQRELESVVDVINTNRGPGRVTQGAVWGLLARLHLNAAVYRDPYGTPDFRSEDMAKVVEYTDNIINSGSYDLSSEYFDVFNDSNNGSSELIFAVDQRGVLSNEHNRWAYWSLAGDLFSRLEYPSADGTDGPAATPEFYQKWVDAYGSVDPAEADALFYKRELFIPDSLQDLSGVSPDNDENHFFCISAADFETDKGILRGIIWGPRKGPDGNFLTCDSGGFRIYPVIHTRTRGAGNTEYVNHTLSIDFTNEGRLHNTGYRFSKYQCSRTSNNCNSFSSVDLVLLRLGEVYLNRAEAKLRNGDAAGALSDVNALRSARNARPDQTPANLSSIDLDILLRERGFELYWEGLRRTDQIRFGTYEDAWTEKTDSDVRKRLFPIPQSAIDGASNVEGYLVQNDGY, from the coding sequence ATGACGCTTCGACATACCATTCTTACAGGCATTCTGATCGTGGCCCTTGCAGGATGCGACTCCCTGAGCGAAGAGGTTCTGGACGAATCTCTCACGGGAGCGGGACAGGCTGAAACGATCAGTGGATCTATTGCCCCGGCGTACGGACAATTAGCCTCGACCTGGCTCCACACGAACTATTTTGGTTTGCAGGAGATCGCTTCGGATGAGGCTATTCTGCCGTATCGCGGTGGAACAGACTGGTTCGACGGCGGAAAATTCATCGCCGTGCACCAGCATTTGATGACGCCTGGCAATGATCTCGTTACCAGTTCGTGGAACGCCATCACGCAGAATCTTTCCAGAACGGTGGCAGCGATCGAGGTGCTGAGAAACCTGTCGGAGTCCGGCGATGCAGAGGCCACAGGGGCTCTCTATGAGATGATTGCACTGCGTGCCTATCTGAACATGCTGATGCTGGATAGTTGGGGGCTCGCTTTTGAGAAGGAAAGGACGGATGAGACCTCTCGTCTGTTGAGGACGCAGGAAGCCATCGACTACATTCAGCGTGAGCTTGAATCGGTAGTCGATGTAATCAACACGAACAGAGGCCCTGGCAGAGTAACACAGGGGGCCGTTTGGGGCCTCCTGGCACGGTTGCATCTCAACGCGGCCGTCTATCGCGATCCGTATGGCACACCGGATTTCAGATCTGAGGATATGGCCAAGGTGGTTGAGTACACAGATAATATTATAAACTCTGGTAGCTACGATCTTTCAAGTGAGTATTTTGATGTGTTCAACGATTCAAACAACGGCAGCTCCGAGTTGATCTTTGCCGTTGACCAGAGGGGTGTGCTGAGCAACGAGCACAACCGGTGGGCATACTGGTCTCTCGCAGGTGATCTGTTCTCAAGGCTCGAGTATCCATCAGCGGATGGGACGGACGGGCCGGCGGCCACCCCGGAATTCTATCAGAAGTGGGTGGATGCCTACGGCAGCGTGGATCCGGCCGAAGCCGACGCGCTGTTCTATAAGCGAGAATTGTTTATACCAGATTCGCTGCAAGATTTGAGCGGCGTATCTCCTGACAATGATGAGAACCATTTCTTCTGCATTAGCGCTGCGGATTTCGAGACAGACAAAGGTATTCTCCGAGGTATCATCTGGGGGCCCCGAAAAGGCCCAGACGGAAACTTCCTCACCTGCGATAGCGGAGGATTCAGGATTTACCCGGTCATCCACACGCGTACAAGAGGGGCGGGTAATACGGAATACGTGAATCACACGTTAAGCATCGACTTCACGAACGAAGGCCGGCTGCATAATACGGGCTATCGTTTCTCCAAGTATCAATGCAGCCGCACCTCCAATAACTGCAACAGTTTCAGCAGCGTCGATCTGGTATTGCTCCGCCTCGGTGAAGTGTACCTGAATCGTGCAGAGGCCAAGCTCAGAAATGGGGACGCGGCCGGCGCCCTGAGCGACGTAAATGCGCTTCGCAGCGCAAGGAATGCACGCCCTGACCAAACGCCCGCCAACCTGTCGTCCATTGATCTCGACATCTTGCTCCGTGAGCGTGGGTTTGAACTGTACTGGGAGGGGCTGAGAAGGACCGATCAGATTCGGTTTGGGACGTATGAAGACGCCTGGACCGAGAAGACGGACAGCGACGTTCGCAAGCGGTTGTTTCCCATCCCGCAAAGCGCCATCGACGGGGCCTCTAATGTGGAAGGCTACCTTGTTCAAAATGATGGCTATTAA
- a CDS encoding c-type cytochrome: MPHPMFSLLLFRRPAAACAALLAAVLAFGAGCATGPGHEDDREGFSPVRDADEERSTFRLDEGLRIELVAAEPLIEDPVVITFDAAGRLWVVEMRGFMPRIAEASDQTPTGRIKVLTDTDGDGQMDQAVVFMDSLVLPRALALVPGGVLVAENKPLWMVYDDDGDLKADRKVLIDSTYGGSGLPEHAGNGLWRGIDNWYYNAKSRIRYRLEDGSWVRDTTEFRGQWGISHDDTGRLFYNYNWSQLHTDLVPPNALSRNPHHVPTSGLNVGVAQDRRIFPIRTTLAVNRGYIPGALDERGRLLEFTSASAPLIYRGDALPEAYRGNAFVCEPAGNLIKRNIVEYDGLNVTAYSATPEREFLASTDERFRPVFLTTGPDGALYIADMYRGIIQDGVYMTPYLREQTEQRRLEAPIHHGRIWRVVPEFWTPPGPLGLDSASSRTLVALLSDQDGWVRDTAQRLLVERADPDIVPFLERVALREIDRRGRLHALWTLEGLDALSRPVLEKAIQDRDPDVQAAAIRLFAAQASRDPSLSEPLADALTSGWAKAPPVVALQMALSADVLEADAALPLLAGILGVYREDAVFRDAVLSSLTDREFALLDRLWTSWEWRTYAPGRAILMEMLATAALRRGDPDEIAVMMGWLGDDEFGWRQEALLAGLTVPLPAGPTPLRSAPAVLDRLASLGPGVAGRLAAIEERFSWPGHTPPSPEPVSDGASLAIDPAQLAAGRQHFLTVCAACHGNDGAGMPSLAPPLAGSEWVTGSKAALIRIVLHGLEGPVDVAGRRYDAPDILPEMPSFATLDDAAIAAVLTYLRTSWGNAAEPVSTRDVGMTRVTSQGRVTPWTANELGDLEEPDANRP, encoded by the coding sequence ATGCCTCACCCGATGTTTAGCCTGCTGCTCTTCCGTCGTCCGGCCGCTGCGTGCGCGGCGCTGCTCGCGGCCGTCCTGGCTTTTGGGGCTGGATGCGCAACGGGGCCGGGCCACGAGGACGACCGGGAAGGCTTTTCGCCCGTTCGCGATGCCGATGAGGAGCGCTCTACGTTCCGGCTCGACGAAGGGCTCCGGATCGAGCTCGTGGCGGCAGAACCCCTCATCGAAGACCCTGTCGTGATCACGTTCGATGCCGCCGGCCGGCTCTGGGTCGTCGAGATGCGCGGCTTCATGCCGCGGATCGCGGAGGCCAGCGATCAGACGCCAACGGGCCGGATCAAGGTGCTGACCGACACCGACGGTGACGGCCAGATGGATCAGGCCGTCGTCTTCATGGACAGCCTCGTGCTCCCGCGCGCGCTGGCGCTCGTGCCGGGCGGTGTACTCGTGGCCGAAAACAAGCCGCTGTGGATGGTCTACGACGACGACGGCGACCTCAAGGCCGATCGCAAGGTGCTGATCGATTCGACGTATGGTGGAAGCGGCCTGCCCGAACACGCCGGCAACGGGCTGTGGCGCGGCATCGACAACTGGTACTACAACGCCAAGTCGCGCATACGGTATCGCCTCGAAGACGGCAGCTGGGTTCGGGATACGACGGAGTTTCGGGGGCAGTGGGGGATCTCCCACGACGATACCGGACGGCTTTTCTACAACTACAACTGGTCGCAGCTGCACACGGACCTCGTCCCGCCCAACGCGCTCAGCCGCAACCCGCATCACGTACCCACGAGCGGGCTCAACGTGGGCGTGGCGCAGGACCGGCGCATCTTTCCCATACGAACGACCCTGGCGGTAAACCGCGGCTACATCCCGGGCGCCCTCGACGAGCGCGGCCGGTTGCTCGAATTTACGTCGGCGTCGGCGCCTCTCATCTACCGGGGCGACGCCTTGCCGGAAGCCTATCGGGGCAATGCCTTTGTCTGCGAGCCGGCGGGCAATCTCATCAAACGAAATATCGTCGAGTACGATGGTCTCAACGTCACGGCCTACTCGGCGACGCCCGAACGCGAATTCCTGGCATCGACCGACGAACGGTTCCGGCCGGTGTTTCTGACGACGGGGCCGGATGGCGCGCTGTATATCGCCGACATGTACCGGGGCATCATCCAGGACGGCGTCTACATGACGCCCTATCTCCGCGAGCAGACGGAACAGCGCCGGCTCGAGGCGCCCATCCATCATGGACGCATCTGGCGCGTCGTGCCCGAGTTCTGGACGCCTCCGGGGCCGCTGGGCCTGGACAGCGCCAGCTCGCGGACGCTCGTTGCCCTGCTTTCCGATCAGGACGGCTGGGTGCGCGACACGGCGCAGCGGCTGCTCGTCGAGCGCGCGGATCCGGATATCGTGCCCTTCCTGGAACGGGTGGCGCTGCGTGAGATCGATCGAAGAGGACGGTTGCACGCGTTGTGGACGCTGGAAGGCCTCGACGCGCTGTCGCGCCCGGTGCTCGAAAAAGCGATCCAGGACCGCGATCCCGACGTCCAGGCCGCGGCGATTCGTCTCTTCGCCGCGCAGGCGTCACGCGACCCGTCGTTGAGCGAGCCGCTTGCCGACGCGCTCACTAGCGGCTGGGCGAAGGCGCCGCCCGTCGTGGCGCTCCAGATGGCCCTGTCGGCCGACGTCCTCGAGGCCGATGCGGCGCTGCCGCTCCTCGCCGGCATCCTCGGCGTCTATCGGGAGGATGCGGTGTTTCGCGACGCGGTCCTCAGCAGCCTCACGGACCGCGAATTCGCGCTGTTGGACCGACTGTGGACCTCCTGGGAGTGGCGCACCTACGCCCCGGGCCGGGCCATCTTGATGGAGATGCTGGCGACGGCCGCTCTTCGTCGCGGCGACCCGGATGAGATCGCCGTGATGATGGGCTGGCTTGGCGACGACGAGTTCGGGTGGCGCCAGGAAGCGCTGCTCGCCGGCCTGACAGTCCCGCTCCCCGCCGGCCCTACGCCACTCCGGTCGGCGCCCGCCGTCCTGGACCGCCTGGCCTCGCTCGGCCCCGGCGTCGCCGGGCGCCTGGCAGCCATCGAGGAGCGCTTCAGCTGGCCCGGGCATACGCCGCCGAGCCCCGAACCTGTTTCGGATGGGGCCAGCCTCGCCATCGATCCTGCCCAGCTCGCCGCCGGTCGACAGCATTTCCTCACCGTCTGCGCCGCCTGCCATGGCAACGACGGCGCGGGCATGCCCTCGCTGGCGCCGCCGCTCGCCGGCTCGGAATGGGTGACGGGCAGCAAGGCCGCGCTCATCCGCATCGTGCTCCACGGCCTCGAAGGACCGGTGGACGTCGCCGGCCGGCGTTACGACGCCCCGGACATCCTGCCCGAAATGCCCTCCTTCGCCACGCTGGACGACGCGGCGATTGCCGCGGTGCTGACGTACCTTCGCACCTCGTGGGGCAACGCGGCTGAACCTGTTTCCACGCGCGACGTGGGGATGACACGCGTCACCTCGCAGGGGCGCGTAACCCCCTGGACCGCCAACGAACTGGGCGATCTGGAAGAACCCGACGCAAACCGACCATGA